Proteins encoded together in one Salarias fasciatus chromosome 17, fSalaFa1.1, whole genome shotgun sequence window:
- the LOC115404725 gene encoding NXPE family member 3-like, whose protein sequence is MYTKIVPKDEVDPITTARVTSKHQRNLSFCSLQHLSPEEAVEENFILNSIAWPETPPLLPPRSINDTSDPAHSSFIILPNEGGGQWIIGDRLEVRITMFDHHGHSKKYGGDVLTARLHSPALDAGVAGQVLDHLNGTYSVVFPLLWEGSAQVEVTLVHPSEAVAVLHRLIYDQPDRIAYNALFRSGSVNETTICGICMRPTQHPLCDYTDVRTGEPWFCYKPKTLSCDHRITHTAGPVREATLLKSNLFQRGVNLKVFIGASGPAQVTVLSKKEDQPEAGSRSVSGAAGYYYKGVWQSLRDTPVHQFNTTSAITECLRHKEIHMYGDSTVRQWFEYLLKVQPDLHQFDLHNPAQSGPLLALDYKNNIKVTFRCHGPPIRFTVSSSEMRYIANELDGVAGGANTVIIFGIWAHYGTFPIEIYIRRLMTIRKAVLRLLARAPDTLVIIRTPNPKSSHGFEEFSASDWYSIQQDRVLRTIFKGINVHLVDAWEMTLAHWLPHNTHPEPPIIKNMMNVKLSYICSGNSN, encoded by the exons ATGTATACCAAGATTGTTCCTAAG GATGAAGTTGACCCGATCACCACCGCACGAGTTACCAGTAAACATCAAAGGAATCTCAGTTTCTGTTCCTTGCAACATCTTTCTCCTGAAGAGGCTGTTGAGGAAAACTTCATATTAAACTCCATTGCTTGGCCTGAAACTCcgcctctgctgcctcctcgTTCAATAAATGACACCAGCGATCCGGCCCACAGCAGCTTCATCATTCTCCCAAACGAGGGAGGAGGACAGTGGATCATTGGGGATCGGCTGGAGGTCAGGATCACAATGTTCGACCACCACGGTCATTCCAAGAAATATGGAGGAGATGTCTTAACTGCTCGACTGCACAGCCCTGCTCTTGATGCAGGTGTTGCAGGTCAAGTGTTGGACCATCTCAACGGCACCTACTCTGTTGTTTTCCCTTTACTCTGGGAAGGATCTGCACAGGTGGAG GTGACTCTGGTTCACCCCAGTGAGGCAGTCGCCGTGCTCCACAGGCTGATCTATGACCAGCCCGATCGGATTGCTTACAACGCCCTGTTCAGGTCGGGTTCAGTCAATGAAACCACCATCTGCGGCATCTGCATGCGTCCGACCCAGCATCCCCTCTGTGACTACACTGACGTCCGTACAGGAGAACCGTGGTTCTGCTACAAGCCAAAGACGCTGAGCTGTGATCACAGGATCACTCACACAGCAGGACCAGTCAGAGAGGCAACCCTTCTAAAAAGCAATCTTTTTCAAAG AGGCGTGAACCTGAAAGTCTTCATTGGAGCATCAGGACCTGCTCAAGTCACTGTGTTGTCAAAAAAGGAAG ATCAGCCAGAGGCAGGAAGCAGAAGTgtgtctggagcagcaggttATTACTACAAAGGTGTTTGGCAATCACTGCGTGACACTCCAGTTCACCAGTTCAACACAACATCAGCCATCACTGAGTGTCTGAGACACAAGGAGATCCACATGTATGGAGACTCCACGGTCAGGCAGTGGTTTGAGTACCTCCTCAAAGTACAACCAG ATCTCCACCAGTTTGACCTGCACAACCCGGCACAGTCCGGCCCATTGTTGGCTCTGGACTATAAGAATAACATCAAGGTGACTTTCCGCTGCCATGGTCCTCCAATCCGTTTCACTGTCTCAAGCAGTGAGATGCGTTACATTGCCAACGAACTGGACGGAGTCGCTGGAGGAGCCAACACTGTCATCATTTTTGGCATCTGGGCACATTATGGCACTTTCCCCATTGAGATCTACATCCGGCGGCTGATGACCATTCGGAAAGCAGTGTTGCGCCTGTTGGCCAGGGCTCCAGACACTTTGGTCATCATCAGAACTCCAAACCCCAAAAGTTCACATGGATTTGAGGAGTTTTCTGCCAGTGATTGGTACTCCATCCAACAAGACAGGGTTCTTCGTACCATATTCAAAGGAATAAACGTTCATCTGGTGGATGCCTGGGAAATGACTCTGGCCCACTGGCTGCCTCACAACACCCACCCTGAACCTCCCATTATCAAGAATATGATGAATGTTAAATTGTCCTACATATGCTCTGGAAATAGCAATTAG
- the LOC115404560 gene encoding NXPE family member 3-like isoform X1: MKISFRIFQCLRTSSTDSPLRLPMRRNSWKSQFFGQILFDLIPQIQFQTTRGLGLLTMKLIHLKHAITFLFLFLTMCVFIFIMRMTKNIPKVEDEVDPITATLQVSTHHQRNHSFCSFRHLSPEEAVEENLILNSIAWPETPPLLPPRSINDTSDPAHSSFIILPKEGGGQRIVGDQLHVRITMFDYHGRPKKYGGDVLLVRLHSPALDAGVAGQVLDHLNGTYSVVFPLLWEGSAQVEVTLIHPSEAVAVLHRLIYDQPDQIAYNALFRSGSVKETTICNICMRPTQHPLCDYTDVRTGEPWFCYKPKTLSCDHRITHTAGPITGKGLRKNILFQRGMNLKVFIGASGPAQVTVLSKKEDQPEARSRSVSEAAGYYYKGVWQSLRDTPVHQFNTKSAITQCLRHKEIHMYGDSTVRQWFEYLLKVQPDLHQFDLHNLAQSGPLLALDYKNNIKVTFRSHGPPIRFTVSSSEMRYIANELDGVAGGANTVIIFGIWAHYGTFPVEIYFRRLMSIRKAVLRLLTRAPDTLIIIRTPNPKSLARFEEFSASDWYSIQQDKVLRAIFKGINVHLVDAWEMTLAHWLPHNTHPEPPIVKNMMNVILSYICSGNSN; the protein is encoded by the exons ATGAAGATCAGTTTCAGGATTTTTCAGTGCTTACGCACTTCCTCAACTGACTCTCCTCTGAG ATTGCCCATGAGAAGGAATAGTTGGAAAAGTCAATTTTTTGGACAGATTCTCTTTGACCTCATTCCTCAAA TACAATTCCAAACCACCAGAGGATTAGGACTGCTCACCATGAAGTTGATCCACCTGAAACATGCCATCACATTTCTATTCCTATTCCTGACTATGTGTGTCTTCATCTTCATAATGAGAATGACTAAGAATATTCCGAAG GTTGAGGATGAAGTTGACCCCATCACTGCCACTCTACAAGTTTCCACTCATCACCAGAGGAATCACAGCTTCTGTTCCTTCCGACATCTTTCTCCTGAAGAGGCAGTTGAGGAAAACCTCATATTAAACTCTATTGCTTGGCCCGAAACTCcgcctctgctgcctcctcgTTCAATAAATGACACCAGCGATCCGGCCCACAGCAGCTTCATCATTCTCccaaaggagggaggaggacagaggatcGTTGGGGATCAGCTGCATGTCAGGATCACAATGTTCGACTACCACGGTCGCCCTAAGAAATATGGAGGTGATGTCTTACTTGTTCGACTGCACAGCCCTGCTCTTGATGCAGGTGTTGCAGGTCAAGTGTTGGACCATCTCAACGGCACCTACTCTGTTGTTTTCCCTTTACTCTGGGAAGGATCTGCCCAGGTGGAG GTGACTCTGATTCACCCCAGTGAGGCAGTCGCCGTGCTCCACAGGCTGATCTATGACCAGCCTGATCAGATTGCTTACAACGCCCTGTTCAGGTCAGGTTCAGTCAAAGAAACCACCATCTGCAACATCTGCATGCGTCCGACCCAGCATCCCCTCTGTGACTACACTGACGTCCGTACAGGAGAACCGTGGTTCTGCTACAAGCCAAAAACGCTGAGCTGTGATCACAGGATCACTCACACAGCAGGACCAATCACAGGGAAAGGCCTTcgaaaaaacattttgtttcaaag AGGCATGAACCTAAAAGTCTTCATTGGAGCGTCAGGACCTGCTCAAGTCACTGTGCTATCAAAAAAGGAAG ATCAACCAGAGGCGAGAAGCAGAAGTGTGTCTGAAGCAGCAGGTTATTACTACAAAGGTGTTTGGCAATCACTGCGTGACACTCCAGTTCACCAGTTCAACACAAAATCAGCCATCACTCAGTGTCTGAGACACAAGGAGATCCACATGTATGGAGACTCCACGGTCAGGCAGTGGTTTGAATACCTCCTCAAAGTACAACCAG ATCTCCACCAGTTTGACCTGCACAACCTGGCGCAGTCCGGCCCATTGTTGGCTCTGGACTATAAGAATAACATCAAGGTGACTTTCCGCAGCCATGGTCCTCCAATCCGTTTCACTGTCTCAAGCAGTGAGATGCGTTACATTGCCAATGAACTGGACGGAGTCGCTGGAGGAGCCAACACTGTCATCATTTTTGGCATCTGGGCACATTATGGCACTTTCCCCGTTGAGATCTACTTCCGGCGACTGATGAGCATTCGGAAGGCAGTGTTGCGCCTGTTGACCAGGGCTCCAGACACTCTGATCATCATCAGAACTCCAAACCCCAAGAGCTTAGCACGATTTGAGGAGTTTTCTGCCAGTGACTGGTATTCCATTCAACAAGACAAGGTTCTTCGTGCCATATTCAAAGGAATAAACGTTCATCTGGTGGATGCCTGGGAAATGACTCTGGCCCACTGGCTGCCTCACAACACCCACCCTGAACCTCCCATTGTTAAGAATATGATGAATGTTATATTGTCCTACATTTGTTCAGGAAATAGCAATTAG
- the LOC115404560 gene encoding NXPE family member 3-like isoform X2: protein MKLIHLKHAITFLFLFLTMCVFIFIMRMTKNIPKVEDEVDPITATLQVSTHHQRNHSFCSFRHLSPEEAVEENLILNSIAWPETPPLLPPRSINDTSDPAHSSFIILPKEGGGQRIVGDQLHVRITMFDYHGRPKKYGGDVLLVRLHSPALDAGVAGQVLDHLNGTYSVVFPLLWEGSAQVEVTLIHPSEAVAVLHRLIYDQPDQIAYNALFRSGSVKETTICNICMRPTQHPLCDYTDVRTGEPWFCYKPKTLSCDHRITHTAGPITGKGLRKNILFQRGMNLKVFIGASGPAQVTVLSKKEDQPEARSRSVSEAAGYYYKGVWQSLRDTPVHQFNTKSAITQCLRHKEIHMYGDSTVRQWFEYLLKVQPDLHQFDLHNLAQSGPLLALDYKNNIKVTFRSHGPPIRFTVSSSEMRYIANELDGVAGGANTVIIFGIWAHYGTFPVEIYFRRLMSIRKAVLRLLTRAPDTLIIIRTPNPKSLARFEEFSASDWYSIQQDKVLRAIFKGINVHLVDAWEMTLAHWLPHNTHPEPPIVKNMMNVILSYICSGNSN, encoded by the exons ATGAAGTTGATCCACCTGAAACATGCCATCACATTTCTATTCCTATTCCTGACTATGTGTGTCTTCATCTTCATAATGAGAATGACTAAGAATATTCCGAAG GTTGAGGATGAAGTTGACCCCATCACTGCCACTCTACAAGTTTCCACTCATCACCAGAGGAATCACAGCTTCTGTTCCTTCCGACATCTTTCTCCTGAAGAGGCAGTTGAGGAAAACCTCATATTAAACTCTATTGCTTGGCCCGAAACTCcgcctctgctgcctcctcgTTCAATAAATGACACCAGCGATCCGGCCCACAGCAGCTTCATCATTCTCccaaaggagggaggaggacagaggatcGTTGGGGATCAGCTGCATGTCAGGATCACAATGTTCGACTACCACGGTCGCCCTAAGAAATATGGAGGTGATGTCTTACTTGTTCGACTGCACAGCCCTGCTCTTGATGCAGGTGTTGCAGGTCAAGTGTTGGACCATCTCAACGGCACCTACTCTGTTGTTTTCCCTTTACTCTGGGAAGGATCTGCCCAGGTGGAG GTGACTCTGATTCACCCCAGTGAGGCAGTCGCCGTGCTCCACAGGCTGATCTATGACCAGCCTGATCAGATTGCTTACAACGCCCTGTTCAGGTCAGGTTCAGTCAAAGAAACCACCATCTGCAACATCTGCATGCGTCCGACCCAGCATCCCCTCTGTGACTACACTGACGTCCGTACAGGAGAACCGTGGTTCTGCTACAAGCCAAAAACGCTGAGCTGTGATCACAGGATCACTCACACAGCAGGACCAATCACAGGGAAAGGCCTTcgaaaaaacattttgtttcaaag AGGCATGAACCTAAAAGTCTTCATTGGAGCGTCAGGACCTGCTCAAGTCACTGTGCTATCAAAAAAGGAAG ATCAACCAGAGGCGAGAAGCAGAAGTGTGTCTGAAGCAGCAGGTTATTACTACAAAGGTGTTTGGCAATCACTGCGTGACACTCCAGTTCACCAGTTCAACACAAAATCAGCCATCACTCAGTGTCTGAGACACAAGGAGATCCACATGTATGGAGACTCCACGGTCAGGCAGTGGTTTGAATACCTCCTCAAAGTACAACCAG ATCTCCACCAGTTTGACCTGCACAACCTGGCGCAGTCCGGCCCATTGTTGGCTCTGGACTATAAGAATAACATCAAGGTGACTTTCCGCAGCCATGGTCCTCCAATCCGTTTCACTGTCTCAAGCAGTGAGATGCGTTACATTGCCAATGAACTGGACGGAGTCGCTGGAGGAGCCAACACTGTCATCATTTTTGGCATCTGGGCACATTATGGCACTTTCCCCGTTGAGATCTACTTCCGGCGACTGATGAGCATTCGGAAGGCAGTGTTGCGCCTGTTGACCAGGGCTCCAGACACTCTGATCATCATCAGAACTCCAAACCCCAAGAGCTTAGCACGATTTGAGGAGTTTTCTGCCAGTGACTGGTATTCCATTCAACAAGACAAGGTTCTTCGTGCCATATTCAAAGGAATAAACGTTCATCTGGTGGATGCCTGGGAAATGACTCTGGCCCACTGGCTGCCTCACAACACCCACCCTGAACCTCCCATTGTTAAGAATATGATGAATGTTATATTGTCCTACATTTGTTCAGGAAATAGCAATTAG